Proteins from one Coffea arabica cultivar ET-39 chromosome 8c, Coffea Arabica ET-39 HiFi, whole genome shotgun sequence genomic window:
- the LOC113707090 gene encoding DEAD-box ATP-dependent RNA helicase 5-like encodes MEIPEKVAHKKQKNKHKRKHEQAEEEAEAEAVIIAPESKKDKKKKKKLRQDEILNNGLFPEFDEKAENFDGSAVESKKKKKKQRQEDFLNNGLSPNFDEKAEIANGSVKESEKKKRKKKKNEEGEEGVKDSLSNGLVEKSKEGKKIGGDEGNVEVSDSNDGVIVSGKNVNDKNYKALKSFGDSGLPDNVLEYCRKFDKPSPIQSHSWPFLLDGRDFIGIAATGSGKTLAFGIPAIMHVLSERKSKTSKKVNPLCLVLSPTRELAQQIADVLSDAGQPSGVKSVCLYGGTSKAPQISSLKSGVDIVIGTPGRLKDLIEMGVCRLNEVSFVVLDEADRMLDLGFEPEVRAILSQTCSARQMLMFSATWPLPVHKLAQEFMDPNPVKVVVGSEDLAANHDVMQIVEVLDDRARDERLTNLLEKYHKSRRNRVLVFVLYKKEASRVENMLQRRGWKVVSISGDKAQNARNQALSLFKEGSSPLMIATDVAARGLDIPDVEVVINYSFPLTTEDYVHRIGRTGRAGKKGVAHTFFTKENKGLAGELINVLREAGQVVPAALLNFGTHVKKKESKLYGAHFREIDVNAPKATKVKFGDSDDES; translated from the exons ATGGAAATCCCGGAAAAGGTAGCTCATAAGAAGCAAAAGAATAAGCACAAGAGAAAACATGAACAAGCTGAAGAAGAAGCTGAAGCAGAGGCGGTGATTATTGCGCCAGAGTcaaaaaaagacaagaaaaagaagaagaaactgaGGCAAGATGAGATTTTGAATAATGGGTTGTTCCCAGAATTTGATGAAAAGGCTGAAAACTTTGATGGGTCAGCTGTGGAatccaagaaaaagaagaagaaacagagACAAGAAGACTTTTTGAATAATGGGTTGTCGCCAAATTTTGATGAAAAGGCTGAAATAGCTAATGGGTCAGTTAAGGAATccgagaaaaagaagagaaagaagaagaaaaatgaagaaggagaagagggTGTGAAAGACAGCTTGAGTAATGGGCTTGTGGAGAAAAGTAAAGAGGGCAAGAAGATTGGCGGGGATGAGGGAAATGTGGAGGTGAGTGATAGTAATGATGGTGTGATTGTATCTGGGAAAAATGTCAATGATAAAAATTACAAGGCTTTGAAATCATTTGGGGATTCAGGGCTTCCTGATAATGTGCTGGAATACTGCAGAAAGTTTGATAAGCCGTCTCCAATCCAGTCCCATTCTTGGCCTTTCCTGTTGGATGGACGCGATTTTATTGGCATTGCAGCAACTGGATCAG GTAAGACGTTGGCATTTGGAATTCCAGCTATTATGCATGTATTAAGCGAGCGAAAAAGTAAGACATCGAAGAAGGTTAATCCACTTTGCCTTGTACTTTCGCCTACAAGAGAGTTAGCTCAACAG ATTGCAGATGTACTTTCTGATGCTGGACAGCCTAGTGGAGTGAAGTCTGTTTGTCTATATGGAGGAACTTCAAAAGCACCTCAGATATCTTCTCTAAAGTCGGGCGTG GATATTGTTATTGGAACACCAGGTCGTTTGAAGGATCTAATCGAAATGGGAGTTTGCCGGCTCAATGAGGTTTCTTTTGTG GTGTTAGATGAAGCTGATCGGATGCTTGACTTGGGTTTCGAACCAGAAGTTCGTGCTATATTGAGCCAGACATGCTCTG CTCGTCAAATGCTAATGTTTAGTGCAACATGGCCTCTGCCAGTTCACAAGTTAGCTCAAGAATTCATGGATCCAAATCCTGTTAAG GTAGTTGTTGGGTCTGAAGATTTGGCTGCCAACCATGATGTCATGCAAATTGTAGAG GTCTTGGATGATAGAGCACGTGATGAACGTTTGACAAATTTGTTGGAGAAATACCATAAATCTAGAAG GAACAGAGTGCTAGTTTTTGTTCTGTACAAGAAAGAAGCATCTCGAGTTGAGAATATGCTACAGAGAAG GGGATGGAAAGTTGTTTCTATAAGTGGTGATAAAGCACAAAATGCCCGTAATCAGGCCCTCTCCCTGTTTAAGGAGGGAAGCTCTCCTCTAATG ATAGCCACCGATGTGGCTGCTCGAGGATTAGACATTCCTGACGTTGAGGTTGTAATCAACTACAGCTTTCCGCTAACAACAGAGGATTATGTACACAGAATTGGAAGGACTGGACGAGCTGGTAAGAAGGGTGTGGCTCACACATTCTTCACAAAAGAGAATAAG GGACTTGCAGGGGAGTTGATAAACGTCCTCAGGGAAGCTGGGCAGGTTGTTCCTGCTGCCCTCTTGAACTTTGGGACACATGTCAAAAAGAAG
- the LOC140013337 gene encoding uncharacterized protein, translated as MRALVWNCRGVGSPLTVPQLKELVQVHSPSLIFLSETKKKKTFINSVKQWVRFDELFVVDPVGLAGGLAVIWKRDIQVKSILFTSFTIELLIGDQGGSKDWWCVCAYTSLDDKIREQQWRVLERRTQIWGDCWALMGDLNDIKSNGEKWGGRTRPTSSFETFTSFINRNGLIDIGFEGMPWTWCNNRDNEWEIKERIDRVLGTKQWCGTLDKLKCSMLRQKLLITVLWYWT; from the coding sequence ATGAGAGCTCTGGTGTGGAACTGTCGAGGTgtggggagccccttgacagttccccaaCTTAAGGAACTTGTACAAGTCCACTCTCCATCTCTGATATTCTTGTcagagacaaaaaagaaaaagacattcATAAATAGTGTTAAGCAGTGGGTGAGGTTTGATGAGTTGTTTGTAGTAGATCCTGTGGGGTTGGCAGGTGGTCTAGCTGTGATTTGGAAGAGGGATATACAGGTGAAAAGTATCTTATTTACTAGTTTCACTATAGAGTTACTTATTGGTGATCAGGGAGGAAGCAAAGATTGGTGGTGTGTGTGTGCCTATACCAGCTTAGATGATAAGATTAGGGAGCAGCAATGGAGGGTGCTAGAGAGGAGAACACAGATTTGGGGTGATTGCTGGGCTCTAATGGGAGATTTGAATGACATCAAGTCTAATGGGGAGAAGTGGGGTGGTAGAACCAGGCCTACTAGCAGCTTTGAAACTTTCACTAGTTTCATTAATAGGAATGGCCTTATAGACATTGGTTTTGAGGGAATGCCTTGGACTTGGTGTAATAACAGGGACAATGAATGGGAGATTAAGGAAAGGATTGATAGAGTGTTGGGTACTAAGCAGTGGTGTGGAACTTTGGACAAGCTAAAGTGCTCCATGCTGAGACAGAAGCTTCTGATCACTGTGCTCTGGTACTGGACCTGA